The genomic window gcgatcgtgctaaccaatgagccaccgtgacgcccgtgtatagtctttattgtattataaataaaacactgcaaaattatttttaacataacATAATTCATTGGAATGCTTCGTAATTCTTCAATTGATTTTTCTGACAATAAAGAGCCCATGCCCTTCCCCTCGGCTACAAAACACAATGCAGTTTAATAGCAATCTTTGAATACAAATTGAACACCTTTAATTTAAAAGTCACATTTAAATAGCTTAGATATACAGTCATAAAAGGATAGATTTGTGTACAAACAGCATTTACCTATTTAAACTATCTTTTCTTGTCATGTGCTCTCCATTGCAAAGTCCTCTAATTCACTCATAGTTATAATATCTCTGTGTCTGTCATTGTCATCAACATTGTTTTCTGCATACAAAGCCGGGTTGTGAATTTGCTCGTGTGACCCATACTGTGTTTCAGGGTATTGCTGAGAATCTCTGCTGTGATGAACATTCTGAGTCCACGCTTCGCTACCCGTCTCAAGCATATCCCGATGAACTGTTAGCGCAGCCGGTGTTGACATTTCAGATGATGACCTCAAGGGTGATAATGAGGATGCAGCCATTGGCAGAAAGCCACGATACAGCATGTAAGGAGCATTTAACATTTCAACTTGTGCTGGCTGTGTTAAAGCACCCTGAGACCTCTGACGGAcattcaactgtacatatttacCAGTTTCAGGGTCATAAAAAGTCTTTGTCTTAACCGGTAGTGGTACGTCCACCATAAAGTACTGCCCTGAGTTTGGGTCTTGCAAAAGCTTTCTCTGTGTCATTGGGAAAGGTTGCGCCACTATACTGTGTGCAGGGGGGGAGTAATTTGGCTGGGTGTCATATTGTGAAAGAGGGGGTGAGGCATGCACCTCTTGATGTGATGACGGTACATCCGATGGTGAAGAGGGAACGCTGGAGATGTTGCTGATTGATTTGGGTTCTGGTTGTTCTTGGTTTTCAGGTGCTAACTTCGGAGACTCAGACTTTTTGAGACGTCTTGTTGTAAGTCTTTGCGCTCGCCGAAGAGCTTTTTCAGATTTGGGGGGCACCGCTGGAGGTTTCCCCAATGATCTTATATCACTACAGGCTGATTCTGGCCTTTCGTAGCAGACTGAATCTGGTCGTTCATAGCAGGCGGATGCAGGCCTTCGGTAGGAATCTCTGTAAAATTCATTCTTAGGCATGAAGGCCATACTTAGGTCGGCCAGATCTATAGGTCTCGCTGTACAGTTTTCTAAATCTTCCGACATTGTGCTGATGACCGAACGGGTTTCTTCTTCCTCAAAATGTTGGCTTCTTCTTTGAtagctttttaatttatttgtcgAGTAATCTGCTATGGACATGTTGTTATGGAGTGTTTCCTTTACTTTTTGGAGTGGCTGGGTAACAATAGCTGGCTCGTGTAAGAGAGGAAGGTTAGCAGACTCTTTGGGATGAGTTTCATCTTCTTTCTCTGAACCGCTCAAGTGTTCCTTTGGAGAACCAATCCTCAAGTCATCAGAGAATGACCTGTGAAAGCGTGGCTTCACAGTTTTGGTCACAGAAGACGGTCTGATGGTATTATCCTTCACTCTGAACATGGTGGGTTTTCCCATGGCTGGAGAAGAAGAGTTGGATCGGGGTCCTGTCATGTTAGCTTTACCATATTCTGTTAGACTTTGCAAAGACAAGCTATCTTCCTTTTTGTCTTCCTCTAATTTGTTTTGGTAAATTTTGGGACTTTCATGAGGTGGCTCGGGTGTGTAATTTGGCTTTGGTTCAATGTCAAGAGCATTCACGGTGTAATATTGTAGTTCTTCCATTTCTTCTTCTGGTGGTGATGCCATATTTATTTGGTTGTCTGCTTGTTTTACATTACCCAACACTTGTCTTCCTGAATGAGAAAAGCTAGTCTTCTCCATTCTTTTATCATGAGCCGGTTGTCTTGATCGGTTTATTGTACTCTCAGCTTGCAATGCTGCAATATTGTCTCCTTGGGGATTCCTGGACTGGTATGTTTTGTAACTTTCTCCTGTTTTTGTTTGCTCCAAAGTTTGTTTAGTATTTGATTTCCTATGAATTGCTGGAGTCCTTGATTGAGTTGAAGCAGCTCTACCTTGTGAACCTGATGCTACCAGTGATACAGGCGTTGCTTCAGCTATATTCGTACTGGGATTGTGCTTTTGGGCTAATGATGGTGTTTGCTTGAGATTTTGACCTTTTTCTCTTAAAATGGCCTCTCGTTTTGAATCTTCCCATATATCTCCTGACACCTTTCTATGAGAATCTTTAGAAATTCTTGAAGCCGGCTGATCATAACTGTTGTAGAAGTCCGTTTTTGGAAATATATCAAGCTCTTTTGTGTCATCTTCTGCAGCAATAACTTTCAGTCGAGCATAGTCTGCGATTGCTGATATTTCAGGTCTAGTCACCTTTTTGTTCCTCTGTGTAGCCTCATTTTTGGATAACATACCTTCTTTCTTGGCGTCCTTTTGATATATCTGTGCATGTTCTAGTTCATAGCTTGCACTTCTTTCTTTTTCAGGCTCCAAACCTCTCCCAGGCTGATTCTGGTTTGTATTAGGTTGATGAGCTTGTTTTGTCTCAGTAGCTTCAATATGTTTTACTTGCTTTCCTTCGAGACTGCTTCTGTTTTCATTTCGAACTTTCAAATTACCATCCTTTTGTCCATTTTTACTTAATACAGGCTGTTCAATCTTCCTTTCCTCACTATTCAGTGCAGGTTGTTTATTATCACAGACTTTTATATGTTGAGACTGAACTAATGCATCTTGTTGATTAATTTCTGGCTTTTCTGATTCACTTGGACAATCTCTCTTAAGTGGTTTGGGTGCCGTTTCACAGAGCCCTTTCATAATGTCCACAGTTTTGGGTTCATTTTGGGCTGCAAGGGTCTTTATTGGTAACTTCTTTAGCTCTGCAAAGTCTTTTTCACCCACATGTTCAGCCACAACAGTTACTTTCTTTCCTTGTAGAGTTTTCCTCTTTATCACTTCATGTTGGTTTTTGTGGCCTACCATGAATTCTTTGTTTGATGACACTTCCTCTGTAGACACTTTTATGTCCTCTAAGTGAATTTTTGGGGCTTCAAAAGAAGCCTGGTTGTGTTTTACAACAGTACACACATCCTCACCAATACTGCTAACTTGATCCTTGTAATTATTAACATGTGTTGTATCTTTTGAAACCATCTTCATCTGGTTAGTAATTTCATGACTCTTGTTCAGTTCAACTTGTAACTTCTCTTGTGACCTTTTCACCTCCAAATTCTCCTTTCCATTCTTTTGCAGAGTTTGGGTATCTTTGTGTGAGACAGATTCTTTTTTCAAAGCCATTGTAGAATCCTGTTGTTTATCCTCATGAATACTTTTCTGattttctgaattaaacgtttcCCTTCTGTGTATTTTATTCGGATGTAGCATTAATGTATCAGTTTGATTAAACATTTTCTCTTTACCTTCCACCTCTTCAAGCTTCTTTTCAGCTTGGGGTATTGTCTTTTTGGGAATTTTACTTTCAGTGAGTTTGGTCTTGGCTGTGTCCTTTGCCAAGGATGTGTTGGAAACGGATGCTTTTAAAACATCAGATTTTGCTGCTCTTGTTGATTCACACATTACCGATTGTTTAGTCATTAGGGattcattgtctgttttctttgtgGACTTTCTGGATACGTCATCAGTAATATTTCCTGTATTTTTCATACTTTGCACTTTCTCACTGTTTCTCACTTGCTCTTCAACTTTCTTTTCCTTCGATTGAATATTGCTTCCCCTACTCTGACTTGATGGTTCAATATTTTGTGTAACTCTGTCTTGTTCAACATGTCTATTTATATCTTTTGGTATTAGGGTGGTATCACTTGTAGAATGGCCAAGGCTTGGTATACTATTTCCTGAACTCTGTTGCTTTTCAGCAACGTTGTTTGAAGGGATATCACAGTGTTGCAATTGCTTGATTTTTCCCTCTGCTTCCTTTAAAGGTTGACTTGTAATAGACGTCTTTTGACTGGAGGCTTGTCTTGAGTCAtctgaatgtgtttgtttgtcacCTGAGCTTTTTTCTTTGGGTGTCAGAGGTTTGGTAATACCAtgttttattggtttgtttgaGAATTGAGTTTCAGTGTCCtccttttcttttctctctctctcttcttgaGTACGTTTTGACATGAGATGACCATGGTAATCACTTGCTGGAAGCCCATATTTAGCTAAGAGGTCCTCGTATGATGTAGTGATTCTTCCCATGACATTTGACTTATTCATAGTTGTCGTCAGTTCACATTTTCCAATCTTGTCTTCTTTTTCTTCAACGTTTGAAGATACTTCAGTCTTTCTGCGAACAACCTCAGGTTCATTTTCTGCTCTGTCATTTTCAATACGAAAGCTATCATCCTTAACACTTATTTCAGTTTCAACAGAACTCTCCTCTTCTTGTTTGACTGAATTTTGTTGCTCATCAATATGACACTTACTTGACACACATATAGTGTAGATCATGGGCTCATCGTCTGAGGCTGCTTCCGTTTTGCTTGACACACAAATATTGTAAATCATCGGCTCCTCTGCAGACTCCACTTTGCTAGGTGTATGAATGATGTTTGATACACCGGCTGTAGATTCTACATTCTGTGTTGAAACAGGCTTTGTATTGTCCTTTTGAGTTGCACCCTCATCTAGTTTTACTTTATGTTGTGAGGAAACATTTGGTTCTAGTTTATCTATAGCTTTTTTGGGTTCAGAATTGCTTGGGTTCTTTTCTTGAGATTCTTTTGTTGTCTTGTGATTGTTGTTCTCTTTTGATATTTCCAATGGTCTAGGAAGTTCTTTTTGTTTTGACATTGCACTTTCTGGCCTTTTCTCTACCTGTTGACTGTTACTTACAGTTGCTGAACTATCTATTATTCTGGACATGTTTTGGCTTTTAGAAAGTTCCTTTTTGTCGAATAACACCAAATTCTTTGTATTTTCTTTATCTTTATGTGGTTCTTTTTGATGATCATTTTCCTTAGCTTTAGCTGAAGTCTTGTGTTTTAGTGATTCTTTATTTGATCCTGGTTTGGACCGACTGTCCACCATTTGGTTTGCAGGAGTAGACTTTTCTTGTGATGCATTGCTTTGTTGATTATCCATAATATTTTGCTTTGCTTTACTATCTTTGATTAATAATGCTTGTCCATCTTCCTTATTAAAGCTTAGCAAAGACTTTGTACTTTCATCAACTTGATGGAGATCTTTTTGCTCAAAGCTTTCTTTTGCTGTAACTGATGCCATTTGTGTTAGGGATTCTTTACTTGTTTCTAGTTTTGACAGACTGCCCTTCTTTTGGTTTGCAATGGTAGTTTCTACAGCATTTCCTTTTGATGCACTGTTTTGTTGATCAACTAAAACATCATcctttgttttaatgtttttcacTGCTTGTCCATCTTCATTGTACAAACATAGCATAGACTCCGTATTCCTATCATCTTGATGGAGTTCTTTCTGCTCACAGTGTTCTTTTGCTTTAACTGATGTAATTTGGGTTAGTGAATATTTACTAGTTCCAAGATTTGGCCGACTGTCCATCTTTTGATTTGCAGTGGTACTTTCTATAGCCTTTCCTTGTGATGCACTGTTTTGTTGGCTATCCAgaactttttcttttgttttaatatttttgatcATTAATGATTGTCTATCTTCATTATTAAAACATAGCAGAGACTTTGTATTTTCATCATCTTGATTGAGTACTTTTTGCTCGCAGTTTTCATTTCCTTTAATTGATGCCATTTGTGGTAGTAAGTATTTACTCATTCCAAGATTTGACTGACTGTCCATCTTTTGGTTTGCAGTGGTAGCTTCTACAGCCTTTCCCCGTGATGCACTGTTTTGTTGGTTATCCAAAACATTTTcctttgttttaatgtttttgatcATTATTGCTTGTCCATCTTCATTGTTAAAACATAGTAGCACCTTATCATTTTCATCATCTTGATGGAGTTCTTtttgcatagattttttttttgctttaactgATGCCATTTGTGCTAGGGATTCTTTACTTGTTTCTAGTTTTGACTGACTGTCCATCTTTTGGTTTGCAGTGGTAGTTTTTACAGCCTTTCCTTGTGATGCACTGTTTTGTTGGTTATCCAAAACATTTTcctttgttttaatgtttttgataGCTAATGCTTGTACATCTTCATTATTGAAATAGAGCAAAGACTTTGTCATGTCTTCATCTCTTTGGAGTTTCTCTTGCTCGCAGTTTTCTTTAGCTTTAGCTGAAGTCTTGTGTTTTAGTGATTCCTTATCTGATCCTGGCTTTGACTGACTGTCCACCATTTGGTTTGCAGTGGTAGTTTCTGGAGACTTTACTTGAGATGCATTGCTTTGTTGGTCATCCAtaatatgttgttttgttttattgtttccaATTATTAATGCTTGTTTATCTTCCTTATTGAAACGTAGCAGAGACTTTGTATTTTCATCATCTTGAGGAAgatctttttgtaaacagttttctTTCGCTCTAACTGATGCCATTTGTGTTAGAGATTCTTTACTTGTTCCTAAGCTTGACTGATTATCCTTTATTTGGTTTGCAGTGGTACTGTCATTAGCCTTCACTTGCAATGGATTGTTTTGTtggttaaataaaacattttccggtGTCGTATTGTTTTTGATCATTAATGCTTgaccatttttattattaacacaTTTGAGTGTTTCTGGCTCCATGATTCTTTGTGAGCCTGGATTGTTTGTTGGCATAGATTTGACTTTGGCTGTAATTTCCATCGACGATGCCTCTGAATCTGAACTGAGCCCAGAATTATGTTTATAGGTTCTAGTTACAAGCTGCTCTACATCTGCACTTAATGTAATGGTTTGAAGGTTTGAGGTGAGCTCTGATTTGGCAGATTCCATTAGTGGTTTAGCAGGTGGAATTCCATTTTTAAACTTCATGTCACTTGATGAGGATGTCAGTTGACTAGCTGTAATCTCTGAGCTATTTTTGATTGGTTCAATTTTAGGTTGCTCCACTGCAGCATCAATCTTACTTTTATGATGTACATTAAGTTCCTCAACTCTTGGCTTGTTTCTCTCCAATCCCAAAAggtcatttttattcaaaccgcTAGTAGATTTTGAAGCCTCTGTGCTTGTAAAATCTTTTTTGGTTGTATCAGCAGGTTTAATTAAAGCCTTTTCAGTATATTTACTTTGGTTACTCCCATACAAATTTTCTTTCTGATCATGTTTTTCATTATAGAGTACTGGGGAATTTTGGGATGTGCATTTCTCAGGCTTGTGTGCAGTTGTCACATGACCTGACATTAACTCGTGGCTCTGTTTTACAGATTCCTTGTTAGCGTTTATATCCTCTGAGCTTGTTACATTCATTTGCCTATCTTCAGAGATTCTGGATTGCTGGTAGTCTTTCTGGGCATTATTTATCATATCTGACACTATTGTATCTCCTACATGAGAAAATGTTTCTTTCATTAAAACTTTATCATCAGCTGGATGTGCGTCATTTTGCCTGTCTACTGTCAAAGGTATACGTTTTACTTTCTCGTTCCTCATTTCAAGTGAAAATTTCTGATTATCTTCAACATTTGGAGGTTCCTTTTCTGTTGATGGTGGCGACTCATTGTTGAGATGATGATCTTGcgttttattttgttctttgtaCTGGGTTACACTGGAATAAGTGATATCTTGAAACAGGTGATTTAGCTTGTCTGCTGTGATTTCCTTCTTATTTGAATGACCTTCTTGACCTTCATTATTGATAGTCATACTTGGTTTTGTTGTATTTCTTGCAAGAATGCCTTGTCTGGCAAGTCCCTTTTCTTTAATTGCTGATATTTCCTTTTGAGCATGTGCTTTCAATTTCGACGTCAGTATTTCTTGTTTGCTTTGGCCTCTTTCTTTGTAAGACATTGCTCTTGTAGTAGCCTTCTCAGTGTCTTTACTCATTATTCTATCTTTTCTGTCATTGCTGATATTTGTTGCATTGTGGAATTCTTTTCTAATATAGCCAGGCGATGGACTTATAACTTCCTGCACTTTGTAGCCTTGTTGTTCTTGCTCCTTAGCAAGATCTGTTGTGGTTAGTTTTTCAGCTGCATCCAATTTCACTTGACTTTGTGAATTTTCTGATTTAGACATACTAACTGAATTATCCTTTAGTCTTCTTGCCTGCTCGTTATCTCTGATGGCAAGAATATCATTAATGCTGAACCTGTCTTGTTTAGTTGAGTTATTTTGATCTGAGGTGTCAGTTGATGAGGCTGATTCTCCATCCTGCAATCTGGGTTTTGGTGCACCATTGCAGGTAACAAACTCAGTTGTAGTTGACAATGTATTAGAAACATTATAACTCTTGGCATCAGTTTGTTCCATTGTCTCTAATTTTTTTTGCATCCACATGCTTTCCTTGGTGTGCCTGTCTTCACTTGTTGACATGTGCCACTGTTTGTTATGCTCATACTTATATGGCTGATAAGAGTACAGTTCTTCATTCTTTTGGGCTTTATGGTCTTGTAAAGGTGCATACACTCTCTGATCAAATGTCTTTTGCATTGCCATGCTGTTAGAAGACACGTTCTGTTCTGGTGCTTTAACATGATCATTTGTTACATTAAGGCTTTGTAAACCACCATAGACCTCTTTTAGAGGATGTGTTGTATTCTGTTTTTTTAGCATTCCATATGATTCAgtatgctttgaaaatgtgttcaaTTGACTGTCACTGTAAGATGTTTTCCTGGGTGATATAGAGTCTTCTCTGACCTCTTTCGCTTCCTCCTTTGAAAGTCGACCAAGTTTAATGTCTTCATTCACTTTTTGCATATAAGTTTCCTTTCGGACAGAATAATTATCATTGGCAGAATATTGCTTGGCAGTGGCCTTCCTCTGTTTGTCCATCTCAATCAGAGCTGCTATTTCTCCTCTAAATGGCCCTGATTCAAATCGGTCATCTCTTTCATTGACTGAATCAAACTTGTCCCAAGTTTTTCTTCCAAAATCCTTTCTTTGTTGTACATCATTTTGACTCAAGTTATTACTCTGGCCGTACCGTTCTGATGTCTGAGCGGGCAGAGAATGTGTTGGAGGGTAAGCCTTTGGATGCATGTTTGCTATTTCTGGCCTTGCAGGACTAAAAGTATAGTTGAGGTCTTTTAATTGACCTTCTGAAGTCAGATAGCTTTTATGCTGTGCTGATAAATTGTGTGTTGAGAGCCCTACATTAGCCAGCGAATCTCTGCTGGGAGAGTGACCCTCTGAACCCTCTGAACTTCCATGGACTGATTTGTAATTAGCGACTCTTTCCTGAATTTGAGGTGAATTTAATGTCAAATTATCATATGATCCAAAGCCATCAGTATAATCTTTAAGGGTGTTAAGGGCTGCACTGGGCTCTCGGATTGAGTTGCATGAGGCCCGTGCATCCGTTCCAGACAAATTCTCATGAGCAGTTTCTTGGGATACAAGTATATCTGAAAATCTGGATTCCCGGCCCTCCAGCTTTGAGGTCTGCTTATTTCTGTCTGTTATTTCTAGGCCTTTAAATCTAGTGGGACTGTATGTGCTCTTGACTCTTTTTCGATTGTCTTTGAGGTTGAACAGAAGACTTGAAGCTTTGGATTTGTAGCTGTCACGCAGATGTTGGACATCAGTCTGAAGTTTAGGGTCAGCTTCATTCTGTGAGGAATAATCAGAAACAGAGGGTGTGTGTGCAAACTGCAGGATCTCAGACGTCTCTGTTTCTTGTCTCAGGTGAATGACCGGTGTGAGAAGCTGAGTGATACTGAATGGCGTCACACTGCTAGGTAGGGTGCTTTCAACCACTATCTCGTGTGTTGCTTTACTATTGCTAAATAAGTTTGAATCCGGTCTACATGTCCTCTCATTAGAAGGTGAGACCGTAGAGGGCCGGTTGACTGGTTTGTTCCTAacaaagttgttgtttttcttccAGGGTGGGTAGTTGGATGCTATCTCAGATTCGCATCTTTTCTCAATTGCAGAGGCTTTGTGGGTAAGCGTGGACCTGGAGCGCTGACTAGCCACAACATCCTGAATTTGTCTCTGACTTAAGCGCCTATTTTCACACAGAGAGTTAGGAACTCTGTTGTTGTCTTTCAGCTCTTTGTACATGGGAGAATCATACCACCTTGGGAATTCATTAGCTGACATAAACCCTGACATCTTTGTACTTTCGAAGGTAAACTTGTTGTATTCTTCCCACAGCTGGAAGGGGCTGAATTCACTATGAAAAAAACAGTTTGTGGAGTTCATTGACAACTTACTTTTTGAGGTTTTCATCAGGACAGTTGTGTCCATCTGGCCCACTGCACTAGCCATTTCAGATGCATAAAAATTGTTTCTGTAAGACTGAAAAGAGCCCAGCTTAAAATTATGATGGTTTTCTGAGAAGTCAGAGAGTTCCCTCTGGATGCTCAGCAGAGTTGATTTGTCCCATGATTCACTGCCAAAGTCTCTGTACCGATCCCTTGCCAAAATAATGTCACATGTCCCACTGTCACGGTAACACTCCCCTGCACTAAAGGCTTTGATTAGAGAGGACACTCTGGATGAGCTCCGGCCCTGCTGCCACGTCACCTCATTGGAGCCATTGTTCATGTAAGGCAAGCTTCCTTCTCTGAAAGCCTGTTCCTGATGGGTTACATCCACATAGGAATGCTGGAATGTTGAGGCCATCTCGGGCTGTGCTTCTGTCTCCCCATATTTCTGGATGCTGTATGAATATGTCTCCTCAGATGCTGTCTTTTGTTGGGTTTCCTCAGCAAATGCTTTATGTCGTTCAGTAGGAGATGATGAGAATTCCGAGTCATTGTAAATGGCCTCTTCTCCAATGCACAGGCTCCTGAAGGCACGATCGGTGAGGTTGCTGACCTCCCTGTCCGTGTCATCCATAAAGCTGCCGCAGCTGGATGTGTCACTGAAGCCATCAGAGTATTTACGGTGGCCCTGCATGCTTCCCCGCTGGCCTGTGTGGCACTTTTCCAGCAAGCTCATTTCAAGTGCTT from Danio rerio strain Tuebingen ecotype United States chromosome 13, GRCz12tu, whole genome shotgun sequence includes these protein-coding regions:
- the wu:fc13h05 gene encoding cardiac-enriched FHL2-interacting protein, with translation MSLLEKCHTGQRGSMQGHRKYSDGFSDTSSCGSFMDDTDREVSNLTDRAFRSLCIGEEAIYNDSEFSSSPTERHKAFAEETQQKTASEETYSYSIQKYGETEAQPEMASTFQHSYVDVTHQEQAFREGSLPYMNNGSNEVTWQQGRSSSRVSSLIKAFSAGECYRDSGTCDIILARDRYRDFGSESWDKSTLLSIQRELSDFSENHHNFKLGSFQSYRNNFYASEMASAVGQMDTTVLMKTSKSKLSMNSTNCFFHSEFSPFQLWEEYNKFTFESTKMSGFMSANEFPRWYDSPMYKELKDNNRVPNSLCENRRLSQRQIQDVVASQRSRSTLTHKASAIEKRCESEIASNYPPWKKNNNFVRNKPVNRPSTVSPSNERTCRPDSNLFSNSKATHEIVVESTLPSSVTPFSITQLLTPVIHLRQETETSEILQFAHTPSVSDYSSQNEADPKLQTDVQHLRDSYKSKASSLLFNLKDNRKRVKSTYSPTRFKGLEITDRNKQTSKLEGRESRFSDILVSQETAHENLSGTDARASCNSIREPSAALNTLKDYTDGFGSYDNLTLNSPQIQERVANYKSVHGSSEGSEGHSPSRDSLANVGLSTHNLSAQHKSYLTSEGQLKDLNYTFSPARPEIANMHPKAYPPTHSLPAQTSERYGQSNNLSQNDVQQRKDFGRKTWDKFDSVNERDDRFESGPFRGEIAALIEMDKQRKATAKQYSANDNYSVRKETYMQKVNEDIKLGRLSKEEAKEVREDSISPRKTSYSDSQLNTFSKHTESYGMLKKQNTTHPLKEVYGGLQSLNVTNDHVKAPEQNVSSNSMAMQKTFDQRVYAPLQDHKAQKNEELYSYQPYKYEHNKQWHMSTSEDRHTKESMWMQKKLETMEQTDAKSYNVSNTLSTTTEFVTCNGAPKPRLQDGESASSTDTSDQNNSTKQDRFSINDILAIRDNEQARRLKDNSVSMSKSENSQSQVKLDAAEKLTTTDLAKEQEQQGYKVQEVISPSPGYIRKEFHNATNISNDRKDRIMSKDTEKATTRAMSYKERGQSKQEILTSKLKAHAQKEISAIKEKGLARQGILARNTTKPSMTINNEGQEGHSNKKEITADKLNHLFQDITYSSVTQYKEQNKTQDHHLNNESPPSTEKEPPNVEDNQKFSLEMRNEKVKRIPLTVDRQNDAHPADDKVLMKETFSHVGDTIVSDMINNAQKDYQQSRISEDRQMNVTSSEDINANKESVKQSHELMSGHVTTAHKPEKCTSQNSPVLYNEKHDQKENLYGSNQSKYTEKALIKPADTTKKDFTSTEASKSTSGLNKNDLLGLERNKPRVEELNVHHKSKIDAAVEQPKIEPIKNSSEITASQLTSSSSDMKFKNGIPPAKPLMESAKSELTSNLQTITLSADVEQLVTRTYKHNSGLSSDSEASSMEITAKVKSMPTNNPGSQRIMEPETLKCVNNKNGQALMIKNNTTPENVLFNQQNNPLQVKANDSTTANQIKDNQSSLGTSKESLTQMASVRAKENCLQKDLPQDDENTKSLLRFNKEDKQALIIGNNKTKQHIMDDQQSNASQVKSPETTTANQMVDSQSKPGSDKESLKHKTSAKAKENCEQEKLQRDEDMTKSLLYFNNEDVQALAIKNIKTKENVLDNQQNSASQGKAVKTTTANQKMDSQSKLETSKESLAQMASVKAKKKSMQKELHQDDENDKVLLCFNNEDGQAIMIKNIKTKENVLDNQQNSASRGKAVEATTANQKMDSQSNLGMSKYLLPQMASIKGNENCEQKVLNQDDENTKSLLCFNNEDRQSLMIKNIKTKEKVLDSQQNSASQGKAIESTTANQKMDSRPNLGTSKYSLTQITSVKAKEHCEQKELHQDDRNTESMLCLYNEDGQAVKNIKTKDDVLVDQQNSASKGNAVETTIANQKKGSLSKLETSKESLTQMASVTAKESFEQKDLHQVDESTKSLLSFNKEDGQALLIKDSKAKQNIMDNQQSNASQEKSTPANQMVDSRSKPGSNKESLKHKTSAKAKENDHQKEPHKDKENTKNLVLFDKKELSKSQNMSRIIDSSATVSNSQQVEKRPESAMSKQKELPRPLEISKENNNHKTTKESQEKNPSNSEPKKAIDKLEPNVSSQHKVKLDEGATQKDNTKPVSTQNVESTAGVSNIIHTPSKVESAEEPMIYNICVSSKTEAASDDEPMIYTICVSSKCHIDEQQNSVKQEEESSVETEISVKDDSFRIENDRAENEPEVVRRKTEVSSNVEEKEDKIGKCELTTTMNKSNVMGRITTSYEDLLAKYGLPASDYHGHLMSKRTQEERERKEKEDTETQFSNKPIKHGITKPLTPKEKSSGDKQTHSDDSRQASSQKTSITSQPLKEAEGKIKQLQHCDIPSNNVAEKQQSSGNSIPSLGHSTSDTTLIPKDINRHVEQDRVTQNIEPSSQSRGSNIQSKEKKVEEQVRNSEKVQSMKNTGNITDDVSRKSTKKTDNESLMTKQSVMCESTRAAKSDVLKASVSNTSLAKDTAKTKLTESKIPKKTIPQAEKKLEEVEGKEKMFNQTDTLMLHPNKIHRRETFNSENQKSIHEDKQQDSTMALKKESVSHKDTQTLQKNGKENLEVKRSQEKLQVELNKSHEITNQMKMVSKDTTHVNNYKDQVSSIGEDVCTVVKHNQASFEAPKIHLEDIKVSTEEVSSNKEFMVGHKNQHEVIKRKTLQGKKVTVVAEHVGEKDFAELKKLPIKTLAAQNEPKTVDIMKGLCETAPKPLKRDCPSESEKPEINQQDALVQSQHIKVCDNKQPALNSEERKIEQPVLSKNGQKDGNLKVRNENRSSLEGKQVKHIEATETKQAHQPNTNQNQPGRGLEPEKERSASYELEHAQIYQKDAKKEGMLSKNEATQRNKKVTRPEISAIADYARLKVIAAEDDTKELDIFPKTDFYNSYDQPASRISKDSHRKVSGDIWEDSKREAILREKGQNLKQTPSLAQKHNPSTNIAEATPVSLVASGSQGRAASTQSRTPAIHRKSNTKQTLEQTKTGESYKTYQSRNPQGDNIAALQAESTINRSRQPAHDKRMEKTSFSHSGRQVLGNVKQADNQINMASPPEEEMEELQYYTVNALDIEPKPNYTPEPPHESPKIYQNKLEEDKKEDSLSLQSLTEYGKANMTGPRSNSSSPAMGKPTMFRVKDNTIRPSSVTKTVKPRFHRSFSDDLRIGSPKEHLSGSEKEDETHPKESANLPLLHEPAIVTQPLQKVKETLHNNMSIADYSTNKLKSYQRRSQHFEEEETRSVISTMSEDLENCTARPIDLADLSMAFMPKNEFYRDSYRRPASACYERPDSVCYERPESACSDIRSLGKPPAVPPKSEKALRRAQRLTTRRLKKSESPKLAPENQEQPEPKSISNISSVPSSPSDVPSSHQEVHASPPLSQYDTQPNYSPPAHSIVAQPFPMTQRKLLQDPNSGQYFMVDVPLPVKTKTFYDPETGKYVQLNVRQRSQGALTQPAQVEMLNAPYMLYRGFLPMAASSLSPLRSSSEMSTPAALTVHRDMLETGSEAWTQNVHHSRDSQQYPETQYGSHEQIHNPALYAENNVDDNDRHRDIITMSELEDFAMEST